Part of the Verrucomicrobiota bacterium genome is shown below.
AGCCGCGATCTCCGGTGCGCCGCCCGCTCCGGGCAAGCGGACCTTCGGCCGACCGTACGCCCCAATCACGGTCGTGTTGATGTTAGCAAACTTATCGACTTGAGCGGCGCCGAGAAACCCGACATCGACCCGACCGCCTTGCAGCCAATAGGAAAAGATTTCAGAAGTCGGCACAACGGTCGTGGCCGTCTTCGCCAGTTCACCGTCGCCAATCGAGAGAGGAAGCACGTCCGGCTTGGTATCGATCGGACCGGACTCGTAGATCAGCACAAGATTTGGTGCATGCGTCAGTCGAGCCAGATTTGCCGCTACGCTGGGCAGGCCAATGCCCACAAAGCAGACCTGGCCCTCTTTCAGATATCTGGACGCGACGACCGTCATCATTTCGTCAGCGGTGTAATGCCCATCATTCATAAGCCATTCGTTTTAAGGGTTCTCCTTGCCGGCACTCGCCAAGGAAGCCGAAGCCGCCTGAGGTGCCGAGTCCTTCAGGAACACGTTCTCTTCCAACCATGTGAGAAATCCTTCGCGCGTCCGGGAGATCTCGTCCCAGCGTTTATAAAACGCGTTGTCTCGGTCGTAGTATCCCATGGCGTAGGAAGGAGAGGCGCCTCCCGGCGCTTTGACTACCGCATCGACGGTCCAAAACGGCAAGACCGAAGCGTTCGCAGCCGCCCCCAGATCTTCCACTACTTCCTCCACGGTTACCACGACCCGCCGGGCG
Proteins encoded:
- a CDS encoding CoA-transferase subunit beta translates to MNDGHYTADEMMTVVASRYLKEGQVCFVGIGLPSVAANLARLTHAPNLVLIYESGPIDTKPDVLPLSIGDGELAKTATTVVPTSEIFSYWLQGGRVDVGFLGAAQVDKFANINTTVIGAYGRPKVRLPGAGGAPEIAASAKEVLIVLRQSHRTFVEKVAFITSAGFLDGGDERSRLGIPGAGPKAVITDLGVLTPDPKTKELTLAQIHPGVTLEQVKAATGWELKASGDLVVTEEPDPEALRVLRDLKRRTEIAHSGA